A region of Rhodoferax potami DNA encodes the following proteins:
- a CDS encoding Rossmann-like and DUF2520 domain-containing protein, producing the protein MTTLNLIGAGRVGRTLATLWTRHGVFEIQDVLTSSLASAQAACSAMGAGTAVATMQAMRPADVWMVAVQDARIAEVASALAATQPSGTAAPIVFHCSGAQNAGSLQPLADAGWRTASAHCILSFADVGLAVQQFAGTACGLEGDTSACDTLRSAFDAIGAQTFGVASEDKVLYHAAAVFATNFLPVIQSVAEAAWTRTGVPAHLLPHLRATLLRNAVDNITRLGPAGALTGPAARGDGAAIERQAAVVKAWDVPSGDAYQALSALALRLAGH; encoded by the coding sequence GTGACAACCCTGAACCTGATAGGTGCCGGCCGTGTGGGCCGCACATTGGCCACCTTGTGGACACGGCATGGCGTGTTCGAGATTCAAGATGTGTTGACCAGCAGCTTGGCGAGTGCACAAGCCGCGTGCTCCGCCATGGGCGCGGGCACGGCGGTAGCCACCATGCAGGCCATGCGTCCGGCCGATGTGTGGATGGTGGCGGTGCAGGATGCGCGGATCGCCGAAGTCGCCAGCGCGCTCGCCGCCACGCAACCGTCCGGAACCGCTGCCCCCATCGTCTTTCATTGCAGCGGCGCCCAGAATGCCGGCAGCTTGCAGCCCTTGGCCGACGCGGGTTGGCGCACGGCCAGCGCGCATTGCATCTTGAGTTTTGCAGATGTCGGGTTGGCGGTGCAGCAGTTCGCGGGCACGGCGTGTGGGCTGGAAGGTGACACCTCCGCTTGCGACACTTTGCGCTCGGCATTCGATGCGATTGGCGCGCAGACGTTTGGTGTGGCTAGCGAGGACAAAGTGCTCTATCACGCGGCGGCAGTGTTTGCGACCAACTTTCTGCCAGTGATCCAGTCGGTCGCAGAAGCTGCCTGGACCCGCACTGGTGTACCCGCCCACTTGCTGCCGCACCTGCGTGCGACCTTGTTACGCAATGCGGTGGACAACATCACCCGGCTGGGTCCGGCCGGTGCGCTCACAGGCCCTGCTGCGCGCGGCGATGGGGCCGCCATCGAGCGGCAGGCCGCGGTGGTGAAAGCATGGGATGTGCCTAGTGGCGACGCCTACCAGGCCCTCAGCGCATTGGCGCTGCGGCTGGCAGGGCATTGA
- a CDS encoding NAD-dependent epimerase/dehydratase family protein, whose translation MKKILVTGGTGAVGKYIVDDLVQHGYTVGVLDLAAPARNDVAHHAVDVLQLDAVLQAMAGYDAVMHVAGIPHPLNDPAKRVFDVNVNGTFNVLEAAAQHGLAKVVFTSSESTMGFAFAAHRLAPLYIPVDEAHPARPQDPYGLSKVVSEQICKTYSDRFGLRTVCLRMPWVWLPDDAQRPFYRSLVAEYPNWYKNLWTFVDARDVAIAHRLALEVELEQQHEAFFITGPHNWTGRDGRALMAEFWPEVTQFAAEFTGAEPLISHAKAARLLGYAPRYGVTDVLA comes from the coding sequence ATGAAAAAAATTCTGGTTACAGGCGGCACCGGGGCCGTCGGCAAATACATTGTGGACGATCTGGTGCAGCACGGGTACACCGTGGGGGTGCTCGATTTGGCAGCCCCTGCTCGCAATGATGTGGCGCACCATGCCGTTGACGTATTGCAGCTCGATGCGGTGCTGCAAGCCATGGCCGGTTATGACGCGGTCATGCATGTGGCGGGCATTCCGCACCCGCTCAATGACCCGGCCAAACGGGTGTTTGATGTGAATGTGAACGGCACCTTCAATGTGCTCGAAGCCGCTGCCCAGCATGGCCTTGCCAAGGTGGTGTTCACCTCCAGCGAATCGACCATGGGTTTTGCCTTTGCGGCGCACCGGCTGGCGCCCCTGTACATCCCAGTGGACGAGGCCCACCCGGCCCGCCCGCAGGACCCCTACGGCCTGAGCAAAGTGGTGAGTGAGCAAATCTGCAAAACCTATTCCGATCGCTTTGGGCTGCGCACCGTGTGCCTGCGCATGCCGTGGGTCTGGCTGCCGGACGATGCCCAGCGCCCGTTTTACCGCTCGCTGGTGGCGGAGTACCCCAACTGGTACAAAAACTTGTGGACCTTTGTGGATGCCCGCGATGTGGCTATTGCACACCGCTTGGCGCTCGAAGTCGAGCTGGAGCAGCAGCACGAAGCCTTTTTCATCACCGGCCCGCACAACTGGACCGGCCGCGATGGCCGCGCCTTGATGGCCGAGTTCTGGCCCGAAGTAACGCAGTTCGCGGCTGAATTTACCGGCGCCGAGCCCTTGATTTCTCATGCCAAGGCCGCCCGCCTGCTGGGCTATGCACCGCGGTATGGCGTGACTGACGTACTCGCTTAA
- a CDS encoding phosphatase PAP2 family protein codes for MSEALSNTPIAPVWWTVTHFGSSSLLLPAFVLVAFGLWRSGAQAAARHYVVAMTAAVALTVTSKCLFYGWGIGIAAIDFTGVSGHGLLAAAILPLLLRGLPGRWGRELGAPLGAALALLVGVSRVVVGAHSVSEVVAAWLLGLAVSVPVVRRLGQVPLRHPASRWAPCLLVLALNTSTATYLPTHAMEVRIALWLSGKVQPFRRHQLHQAAPAPATLAPAVPAGAH; via the coding sequence ATGAGCGAGGCCTTGAGCAACACCCCGATTGCGCCGGTCTGGTGGACCGTGACCCACTTCGGCTCGTCCAGCCTGCTGTTGCCGGCGTTTGTGTTGGTGGCATTCGGGCTGTGGCGCAGTGGCGCACAGGCCGCTGCCCGCCACTATGTGGTGGCCATGACGGCTGCGGTGGCACTCACCGTGACCAGCAAGTGCCTGTTTTATGGCTGGGGCATCGGCATCGCCGCGATCGACTTCACCGGCGTGAGCGGCCATGGCCTGCTGGCCGCGGCCATATTGCCCTTGTTGCTACGGGGTTTGCCCGGCCGGTGGGGGCGCGAACTCGGCGCTCCGCTGGGTGCCGCGCTGGCCCTGCTGGTGGGCGTTTCGCGGGTCGTGGTCGGCGCGCACAGTGTGAGTGAGGTCGTGGCCGCCTGGCTGCTCGGGTTGGCGGTCAGTGTGCCGGTGGTGCGGCGTTTGGGGCAGGTGCCTTTGCGGCACCCGGCTTCCCGGTGGGCGCCCTGCCTGCTGGTGCTGGCCTTGAACACCAGCACCGCCACGTACCTGCCGACCCATGCGATGGAGGTCCGGATTGCGCTCTGGCTCTCGGGCAAGGTCCAACCGTTTCGCCGGCACCAGTTGCATCAAGCGGCACCAGCACCTGCCACCTTGGCCCCGGCTGTGCCGGCCGGTGCCCATTAA
- a CDS encoding serine/threonine protein kinase, which translates to MNSPTAPGAAHPFETLTPDVVLDALESVGLRGDGRLTALSSYENRVYQVQLEDGAPVVAKFYRPERWSDAQIQEEHDFAAELMAAEIPAVGPLVLNGQTLHRFQDFSFSVSPRRGGRPPELDDGEVLEWIGRFLARIHTVGARRPFVQRPALDVQTFAVEPMQWLLAHDCVPLDVQTLWSKRCQEAIDLIATRADMAGATGQNKTNSSGIRQLRLHGDCHPGNILWTPTDAAASAGPGPHFVDLDDARTGPAVQDLWMLLSGDRQQQTRQLGMLVDGYEQFREFDRLELALIEPLRTLRLIHYSAWLARRWSDPIFPVNFPWFGSSDYWKGQIQMLEDQIEAMSDNPLIV; encoded by the coding sequence ATGAACTCCCCCACCGCGCCCGGCGCCGCCCATCCCTTTGAAACCCTGACCCCGGACGTGGTGCTCGACGCGCTGGAGAGCGTGGGCTTGCGTGGCGACGGGCGGCTCACCGCCCTCTCGTCGTACGAAAACCGGGTTTACCAGGTCCAGCTCGAAGACGGCGCGCCGGTGGTGGCCAAGTTCTACCGCCCCGAGCGTTGGAGCGATGCACAAATTCAGGAAGAGCACGACTTTGCCGCCGAGCTGATGGCGGCCGAGATTCCGGCCGTCGGCCCTTTGGTACTGAACGGCCAGACCCTGCACCGGTTTCAGGATTTCAGCTTCAGCGTGAGCCCGCGCCGCGGCGGCCGCCCACCTGAACTTGACGATGGTGAAGTGCTGGAGTGGATCGGCCGCTTTCTGGCGCGTATCCACACCGTAGGCGCGCGCCGCCCGTTTGTGCAGCGCCCCGCACTGGATGTCCAGACCTTTGCGGTGGAGCCGATGCAGTGGCTGCTCGCGCACGACTGCGTGCCACTGGATGTGCAGACCCTCTGGAGCAAGCGCTGCCAGGAAGCTATTGATTTGATAGCTACTCGCGCAGATATGGCGGGCGCTACAGGCCAAAACAAGACCAATTCCAGCGGTATACGCCAGCTGCGCCTGCATGGCGACTGCCACCCCGGCAACATTCTCTGGACGCCGACCGATGCCGCGGCCAGCGCCGGTCCCGGCCCGCATTTTGTGGACTTGGACGACGCGCGCACCGGCCCGGCAGTGCAAGACCTGTGGATGCTGCTCAGCGGCGACCGGCAGCAGCAAACCCGGCAGCTCGGCATGCTGGTCGATGGCTACGAGCAATTCCGCGAGTTCGATCGCCTAGAGCTGGCCCTGATTGAGCCCCTGCGCACGCTGCGCCTGATTCACTACAGCGCCTGGCTGGCGCGGCGCTGGAGCGACCCGATTTTCCCGGTGAACTTCCCGTGGTTTGGCAGCAGCGATTACTGGAAAGGCCAGATCCAGATGCTGGAGGACCAGATCGAGGCCATGAGCGACAACCCCCTGATCGTATGA